The sequence AACTTCAAATCAATATAGAAGGGTTCAAAAAGGAAGACAGGCTCGATTTCATGAAACATGCAAAAGAACTTTTGGAATATTTTTTATCAGTCGACTGGATGATAGTTACAGCGAGACAAGGAAGTTCCTTCATTTTAAGTGATAACCCATTTTGTCCCTGTCATCCAGATGCTTTTAATGGCAAAGAATTAATGATAGATACACCTGGAGTTGAAAGTTTTATTCCTTTGAGTAAAAAAACGTGTCTTGTTTTTGGGAACAAAGGAAATCACATAATATATAAAAAAAACTTGGATAAAGTTTATATTCGTCAAATAAACATATTCACCGCATTGAACAGTAAAAGATATATCATGTCTCACGATAAGTCTCTTTTAGAAAATATTGTTAAAAAATCTCAAATGGATAAAGGTTACAAGAAAGAGTATAACCTGATTAAATCTTAATATCTCTCGCTCGAGCAATCTTGCGATGTTTCGGAGATATTTTTAGAGTACTATTTGCTGATGAATCTCAAACGTTCAGAGCAGACTTGTAGTCTGCTCCAGCTGTAAT comes from Candidatus Peregrinibacteria bacterium and encodes:
- a CDS encoding DUF4238 domain-containing protein, producing the protein MKKQNEPPKSHHQVSIGYQSKFTDIDRLLWIFDKDQNIYDKRSPIVTAVENGYYSFIEKDGTTNTDIETKILKPVDAKIPSIIDKIENQQILNKIEHEDLAEFVALQRLRVPDFESKLQINIEGFKKEDRLDFMKHAKELLEYFLSVDWMIVTARQGSSFILSDNPFCPCHPDAFNGKELMIDTPGVESFIPLSKKTCLVFGNKGNHIIYKKNLDKVYIRQINIFTALNSKRYIMSHDKSLLENIVKKSQMDKGYKKEYNLIKS